ATTAATGGCGCCTGTCTTGGAACTGAATTGGGATAAAAAAATCATATTGTTTGGTATTAAGAAGTTCATTTTCTTCACAGGAGTGACAGCTAAGATTAGTTTGGCTGGAAAAGAGATTATTGATGAGTTGATTGAGCAGCGTCAGCCTTTTATCATTTGTGCTTGGCATCATGATATTTACTTTACCGCTTGGCTACTAAAGAACATAAATTTAACTGCTTTGATCAGTTCTTCGAAGGATGGGGAGTACATCAATCAGATATTGAGTGGCTTTGGATTTAGGGCTGTAAGAGGATCAAGCACTAGGGGAGGAGTAGGTGCAATGAAACAGCTAGTGCGCTGCCTGAAAGACGGGCATTCGGTTGCGATCACACCTGATGGACCTCAAGGGCCAATCCATAAAGTTCAGGAAGGAGTCGTTGCCCTTGCTAAAATGACTGGTGTCCCAATTATTCCATGGAGATATGAAGGCAGTTCTTGCTGGCATCTCAATAGTTGGGATAGTCATAAAATCCCAAAGCCATTTACAAAGATCAGAAGTGTATTTGGCCAACCTGTTTATATCCCGAAATCAGCTTCTAGTTCTGAATTTGGGAAGTATTGTCAGCAATTAGAAATGTTGATGAATGATCTAATTCCTGAGTTCAAACAACAGAGTTAATGTGTTTAATAATAATTTCGAAGGCCATTAAAGCCATCACGATGGACATGGTCTTGCCAATTCGTCTCCTCCAAATTTCATCAGAAATTTGAAAAAGGGAGGTTGAGGCAACCAGAACGACGAGGATGTACCAAACCGCATCGATGACCCCTACCATGACAGCTAAGCCAAGCCAGTTCTGCCATCCAAATATAGTCCCAAGACTTGGGCTAAAAATAGCTAGAAAAAAAATTGTAATCTTGGGATTGAAAAGAACAATCAAGAGTCCGTTCCAAACGGAAGTTTTGTTCACCTGATCTGGTGAGTTATGAGATGAATGCTTAGGCCAGCTTTGAAGAGCTAGCCAACAGAGTAAGCCAGCACCACTAATTTCTAAGATACTTTCAATGGAAGAATAGCTATGTAAAGCCAGGCTTGTGCTAGTTACTATGAGGAGGGCGTAGCTTCCAACTCCTAACCCGTGTAGTAGCGAAGTATAAATTCCAGTTAACTTACCTCCGGACATTGTATTGTTTAAAATCACTGCTAAGCTTGGTCCTGGGCTCATTGCTCCCAAAGCGCACAATAAAGCAATTTTAAGCCATTGTTCTATTTCCAAATGAAATTTAGATCTATAGCCTTCAAAGGCTGGATTGGGTAAGAAAGTTTGTTCTGGTTTCTTTGAATCTGAACAAGAATTGAGATTGTGCCACTTAAAAAAGGCATAAATCTCAGATTTGATTCAGAGTAAAAGTAGTTTATTCAGATTGTTTGCGAAAGGCTTCGCAGGGATCTTCCGTGTCCTGTCGAGGAGTAAACCATAGATAGTCCAAATCTTGTCTGAAAGTTCTGCCATTAATTTCAAACTCAGGCAAATAACTCTCAAGTGATGAGGGTTCTTGACTAATTTCCATCATAAAGAAATTGATCTGTTTGGTTTCAGGGCGAAGATATGCAACACGCTCCGGAATCCCCATCCCGTGCCTGAGGTGCCCGAATCCGACGATCATCACCACAGGGTTTTGATGGTTTGCTTCGAGGGTGTCAACGATGGATTGAGCCATTGCATCGTTGCGAGCAATCCATGCCTGGTACATTCGTCGAAACAGCTCTTCATTTCTATAGCCGCAGTGCGCGTTTGTAAATTCCTCCAACATTAACTCCTC
The sequence above is drawn from the SAR324 cluster bacterium genome and encodes:
- a CDS encoding LysE family translocator, yielding MSPGPSLAVILNNTMSGGKLTGIYTSLLHGLGVGSYALLIVTSTSLALHSYSSIESILEISGAGLLCWLALQSWPKHSSHNSPDQVNKTSVWNGLLIVLFNPKITIFFLAIFSPSLGTIFGWQNWLGLAVMVGVIDAVWYILVVLVASTSLFQISDEIWRRRIGKTMSIVMALMAFEIIIKHINSVV
- a CDS encoding lysophospholipid acyltransferase family protein, producing MAPVLELNWDKKIILFGIKKFIFFTGVTAKISLAGKEIIDELIEQRQPFIICAWHHDIYFTAWLLKNINLTALISSSKDGEYINQILSGFGFRAVRGSSTRGGVGAMKQLVRCLKDGHSVAITPDGPQGPIHKVQEGVVALAKMTGVPIIPWRYEGSSCWHLNSWDSHKIPKPFTKIRSVFGQPVYIPKSASSSEFGKYCQQLEMLMNDLIPEFKQQS